The following DNA comes from Gammaproteobacteria bacterium.
TCGAATATTCCAGATCGCGATCCGGTGTGCGGCCGGGTGTCACGATCGCCGCCAGGTGCACGACGGTGTCGATCTCGTGTTCGGCGAGGACCCGTTCGAGCGCCCGGTCGCGGATGTCCATCGTGACATAGGTGATACCGTCGAGACGCTCGGAGGGTTCCCGAACGTCCATGGCGACGATGGTCGTGAGCCGGCCCGGAGCGGCGGCCAGTGATTCGATCAGTTGGCCTCCGACGTACCCGCCGGCGCCGGTGACGAGGACCGATCGGGTCACGCCGCCGCTGCCTCGACCTCGACCGGCCGGCGGGACCAGAACCCGGCGAGGGTCAGTCCCGCGATGATGTGCCAGATGCCCCACCACGCAGCGATGAGCGCCATGCCGCCGAGACCGTCGAAGAAGTTGAAGATCAGAATCAGCGCAAGGGCGGAGTTCTGCAATCCGACTTCGATGGTGACGGCTCGCCGGTCACGCTGGTTGAGTCGAGCGAACCGGGCCGCAGTGTTGCCGAGGAAGAATGCCAGTGCGTTGTGGACGAACACGGCGAACACGACGAACCCGATGTAGGTGACGAAGTTGTTCCAGTTGTTCGCCAGAGCGCCGGCGACGAACGCCATGAACACGATCACCGAGAAGGTCTTGAACGGACCTCGCACCTTCCCTGCGATCCTGGGCCACCGGCGTGCAATCACCATGCCGAGCACGAGGGGGATGCCGAGGATCACGAAGATCGTCATGAACAGGTCGAGTGGCCCGAGGGAGACCCGCCTGAGGATCGCGGCGGTGTCCGGATTGAGACTGCCCCAGAACGCGAAGTTGAGGGGCGTCATCACGATCGCCGCCGCGGTCGAGACTGCCGTCATCCCGACCGACAGGGGCGCGTTGCCGCCCGCCAGATAGGTCATCACGTTCGACAGGTTCCCCCCGGGGCATGACGCCACCAGGATCATGCCGAGAGCGATCGACGGCGCCGGATGCAGGATCAGGGTGAGCAGGTAGGTGAACGCCGGGAGCAGGATGAACTGGGCGCCGAGGCCGATCGCCGGCGGCTTGGGCTGGCGCAAGAGGCGCTTGAAATCGTTGATGTCGAGGTCCATGGCCATGCCGAGCATCATCAGGCCGATGAGGACATTCAGCATGAGCAGGCTGCTCTTGTCGAAGTTCAGGGTGAGCTGATCGATCACGTCATTTCCCTTCCGGCTCTTGGTGCATCTTCTTGAAGTGCATCAACCCTGGCGCCCACAGGTGCTTCTTGGGGTCGACATCGACGTGGATGACCGCACATCCCCCCGTCGCAAGGCTCCTCTCGATCGCCGGGCGCAACTGCCCAGGGTCGGCGACCCGCTCGCCATGCGCACCCATGGATCGGGCCATGGCGTCGTAGCCGATCTCACCGAGTTCGGTGTTGATCGTCTCGTCCGGGTCGAGGGACTTGCGGACCAGCATCTTGACCGGGTGCCGGGCCATCGACTGGGACATCTTGACCATTCCCCACTGGCGGTCGGTGACGACCAGGAACACGATCCGGTTGCCGTTGCGGACCGCGGTCTCGATCTCCTGCGGGTGGAATCCGAAGGCCCCGTCCCCGATGATGCAGCACACCTGGCGGTCACCGAATGCCTCCGCGGCGCCGAGCGCCTGCCCGAGGCCTGCTCCCAACATCCCGAAGTGGGGGGTGGCGAGCATCGTGCCGGGGGTGCGCACCTGCAGGAAGAAGTTCGCCCACACCGCCGTGTTGCCGCCGTCGACGACGAACACGGCGTCATCGTCGAAGACCTCCATGCACGTGGCGGGGACGTGTGCGGTGTTCATCGGCACGGAGCGGTCCTCGAGATGCTTGTCGAGCCTGGCGGCCTTGTCCATGCGCGAAGCGATGAGCAGGTCCACTTCGGGTCGGCGCGCGTTGAGCAGATCCTCGTCCTGTTTCCCCTCGAGTGCTTTGGCGAGCGCTTCGAGGAACGTCGCGGCGTCGCTCGGTATGGCCAGGTCGACAGGCTTGTTCGATCCGAATACCGCCTCGTCGACATCGACCTGGATCACCTGCTGATCCTGACGCCAGTTGGGCGCCTTGCCCCACCAGTCGGTCTCGCCGATGCGTGACCCGATCACGAGGACGACGTCCGCGGCGTTACGCACCTCGTTCGTCGCCTCGATGGCGGTGATCGGCCAGACGAGCGGGGAGGTCTCCGACATCGACCCCCGGCCGCTCCACGAGGTCGTGACCGGAGCGTGCAGCAGCTCTGCGACCCTGGCGAGCTGTTCGTGGGCCCGGGCATGGATGACGCCGCCGCCCGCGTGGATGATCGGCAGAGCGGCCTGGGCAAGGCGCTGCGCCGCCCGTTCGACGAGCTGCGGGTCCGGTACGAGAGGGTCGACGCGCCGGTAGCGGCGCGGTTGCCACACCGGCGCCGGTTTGGTCTTGCCGTTCATGACGTTCTCGGGAACGTCGAGGTGTACGACACCGGGCCGGCCACGGAACGACTCGCGCAGTGCGGTGCGCAGGAGCTCGGGGACACGCTGTGCCGAGACCGCGCGTGCGGACCACTTCGCAATCGGAGTGATCGTCGCGACCTGATCGAAGTACTGGTACGCGCCGCCCCGGTCGGGGTCGGTGATCGCGACACGGCGCGAGCTCGTGATCAGCAGGACCCGGTTTCCCTCGGCGTTCTCGACGGCGACGCCGGGCAGCGCGTTGGCGACGCCAGGGCCGTTGCTGGCGATGGCGACGCCGAGGCGGCCGGTGAGCCTGGCGTAGGCGCCTGCCATGTGCAGCGCGGTCGTCTCATGCCGGGGCGTCACGATGGGAATCCCTCTGGTTTCGAGACCATTGAGCAGCCCCATGTACGTGCCGTCCGGCAGGCCGAACACCTTCTCGACGCCCTCTGCGGCGAGTACGTCGGCGATCAGATCGCCACCGGTCACGGAACCCATTCCCACCTCCTGTGCCTTTGCGAGCCTAACGGGCGAGGGGCGGCGGGGCCCCCGAGAGCCGGGACTAACCTTCGCGTCACGATGATCGAATCGGGACACCGAGTGCCGGACACACATCTGGTCGACCGTGACGGCAAGCACCATGCACTCCGCGATCTCCTCGACCGGCCCACCCTGGTGATCGTGTTCAAGACCTCATGCCCCACCTGCCGGGTGGGGCTGCCGGTGTACGACCAGTGGCGCCGCTACGAGCCTGCGGTGAGGATCCTGGCCGTTTCGCAGGACACCCCGGCGGTCACCGACGAGTTCTACGAGGAGCTGGGCGTCGGTTTCGAAACCCTGTATGACGAGCCTCCCTATGCGATGTCGAACGCGTTCGGGGTGATCGCCGTGCCGTCGCTGGCCCTGATCGAAGACGGGCAGGTGACCTGGTCCACGTACGGATGGGCGCGTGCCGACGCCGAGGAGCTGGAGACGCTGCTCGCCACGCGGGTGGGCAGCCGGCCGGCGCTCGTCGTCGCCGACGACCTCCCGGTGTTCAAACCTGGCTGAAGTGGAAAGAACGTCCTCTAGGTAGAGGACTCGAGATGGTGGGGGCTGTCGCCTCCGATCGATGAGAGGAGTGAATCGTGGACTATCGCATCGAACGGGATTCGATGGGCGAGATGCAGGTGCCTGCCGGCGCCTATTACGGGGCGTCGACCCAGCGTGCCGTCGAGAACTTCCCGATTTCCAAGCTGCGGTTCGGTCGCCGGTTCATCTGGGCGCTCGGGCTGATCAAATGGGCCGCCGCGAAGGCCAACAAGGAGATGGGCCGCTACGAGGCCGAGAAGGCCGACGCGGTGATGCAGGCCTGCGACGAGGTCATGGAAGGCAAGCTCGACAGCGAGTTCGTCGTCGACATCTTCCAGACCGGGTCCGGTACATCGACGAACATGAACGCCAACGAGGTGATCGCCAACCGGGCGACCGAGATTCTCGGTGGGGACCTCGGTTCGAAGCTGGTGCACCCGAACGACCATGTCAACAACGGGCAGTCCTCCAACGACGTGATCCCGACGGCCATCCATATCGCCGCCGCGGGCGCCGTGCGAGAAGATCTCCTTCCGGCTCTCGGCAAGCTCGGCGCTTCGCTCGACGCCAAGGCCGAGGAGTTCAAAGACGTCGTCAAGACGGGACGCACCCACCTGATGGACGCCACCCCGGTGACGCTTGGCCAGGAGTTCTCGGGCTACGCGACCCAGGTCCACAAGGGCGTCGAGCGCATGAAGAAGGTCCTCCCCGAACTCGAGGAGCTGGCGCTGGGCGGCACGGCGGTCGGTACCGGCCTCAACGCTCCTGTCGGCCTGGTGCCGCTGATGATCCGCCACATCGCCGATCGCTCCGGCTATCCGTTCCGTGAAGCCGAGAACCACTTCGAGGCCCAGGCCGCCAAGGACGCCGTCGTGGCGACTTCGGGGATGCTGAAGACCGTTGCGACGTCGCTGTTCAAGATCGCCAACGACATCCGCTGGCTATCGTCCGGTCCCCGCACCGCGATCGGTGAGATCCAGTTGCCGACGCTGCAACCGGGCTCGTCGATCATGCCCGGCAAGATCAACCCGGTCATCCCGGAGGCGGTCATGCAAGTCGCCGCTCAGGTCATCGGCAACGACGTGTCGGTGACGTGGGGTGGCGCGAACGGCAACTTCGAGCTGAACGTGATGATGCCGGTGATGAGCTACAACCTGATCGAGTCGATCGACCTGCTCGCCAACGCGTCGACGGTGTTCGCCGAGAAGTGTGTCGACGGGATCGAGGCGAACATCGAGCGGGCGACCGAGCTGGTCGAGCGCGACATCATCATCATCACGGCGCTGGCGCCACATGTCGGGTACGACAAGGCGGCCGACATCGCCCACGTGGCGATGGACACCAATCGCGGTGTCCGCGAGGTTGCTCTCGAGATGAGCGGGCTGGCCGCCGAGGAACTCGACAAGATCCTCGACCTGAAGAAGATGACCGAAGGCGGCGTCCTCTAGCCCCCCTGCTGAACCCAGGGCTCGTAGGTCCCCCACGGGTACCCCTGAGCCCTGGGTTCAGCGTGCGCACGGGGGTCCTTCTGAACCCTGGGCTCGTAGGTCCCCCACGGGTACCCCTGAGCCCTGGGTTCAGCGTGCGCTGCAAGGGTGTGATTGTTCCATCCGTCAACAAGTTCGATTGAGGGCTATGTTGAGATCATGAGGGCCGGCACATCGCCGATCCCTCGAATCGGACACTGATGGCCAAGGGCAGGAGGTGCGATGGATATTTCGCGAGATCATCTGGTCGACATGTACGAGACCATGGTGAAGATACGACGCTTCGAGGAGCGGATCCGGGAGATCTACTTCGAGGACAAACTTCCGGCATTCGACATCGCGGCGGGCCTCATTCCAGGAGAGATGCATCTGGCAGCCGGGCAAGAGCCGGTGGCAGTTGGCGTGAAACCGCATCTGAAGGCGGGCGACGCGATTACCGCCACGCACCGACCCCACCACGTGGCCATCGCGCAGGGCGTCGACCTGAAGAAGATGGCAGCGGAGATCTTCGGGAGAGAGACGGGGCTGGGCCGCGGCAAGGGCGGCCACATGCACCTCTTCTCGGTCGAGCCGAACTTCGGGTGCTCGGGAATCATCGGCGAGGGCATGCCGGTCGCCTGTGGTGCGGCGCTGGCGTTCAGTCGGCGCGGCACCGACAACGTGGCGTTGTCGTTCTTCGGCGACGGCGCAGCCAATCAAGGTGCATTCCACGAGTCGCTCAACCTGGCGGCAACCTGGAACCTCCCCGTCGTGTTCATCTGTGAAGACAACGGTTACGCCATCTCGGTGCCCAAGGCCGACGCCACGGCCATTCCCAACAACAGCGACCGCGCGTGCGCGTACGGGATCCCGGGCGTCCTCGTTGAGGACAACGACCCCGTGGGCGTGTACGAAGCCGTGGGGGAGGCGATCCGCCGGGCGCGAAGCGGAGGCGGGCCGACCCTCATCGAGGTGAAGACCGATCGCTTGTGGGGGCACTTCGAGGGCGACGCCGACGCGTATCGCACCGACGAGTTCAAGAAGGCCATGGCGGAGCGAGACCCGCTGGTCACATTCGGTCGGCGACTTCTCGACGAGGGGGTCCTGAGCGAATCGGACGTCGACAGTATCCGCGAGCGGATGTACGGCGAAGTGGAGGAGGCTCTGGAGTTTGCCCAGTCGAGCCCGTATCCGCAGCCCGAAGACGCTCTCAACCACGTCTTCGCTTGAGAGGGGAGGTCGCATGACAACAGCAACAGACCGCAAACTGACCACCCAGAAGGCGATCGCGGAGGCCATCGCCCTTGAGCTGGAACGCGACGAATCGGTCCTCGTCATGGGTGAGGACGTCGGCGTCTATGGGGGCATCTTCGGGTCTACCGAGGGTCTCCTGGATCGCTTCGGCCCGCAACGGGTGATGGACACACCGATTTCCGAGACCGGATTCATCGGCGCGGCCGTCGGTGCCGCCATCAATGGGCTCCGCCCGATCGCCGAGCTCATGTTCGTGGACTTCTTCGGCGTGTGCATGGATCAGATCTACAACAACATGGCGAAGATCCATTACTTCAGCGGTGGCAACGTCAAGGTGCCGATGGTGCTCATGACCGCCGTGGGTGGCGGCTATTCGGACGCCGGACAGCACTCGCAGACGCTGTGGGGAACCTTCGCTCACCTGCCGGGAATGAAGGTCGTCGTTCCCTCCAATCCCTATGACGCCAAAGGACTGATGACTTCGGCGATCAGAGATGACAATCCCGTCGTCTACATGTTCCACAAAGGCGTTCTCGGTTTGGGCTGGATGACGAACAATCCTCGGGCCACCGGCCCGGTCCCGGAGGAAGCGTACGAAGTCCCGATCGGCAAGGCGGCGATCGCTCGGCCGGGCGACGATGTGACGGTGGCGACGATCGGGCTGTCGGTGCACCGGGCGCTGGATGCCGCCGAGCTGCTCGATGAGAAGGGAATCTCAGCCGAGGTGCTCGACCTTCGTTCACTGGTGCCGCTCGATCGTGAAGCGATCGTGGCGAGCGTCCGCAAGACCCATCGCCTGCTGGTGGTGGACGAGGATTACCAGAGCTTCGGAATGAGCGGTGAGGTGATCACCACGGCTGTGGAAGGTGCATTCGACTACCTCGATGCGCCGCCCGTGCGCGTGGCGACGCCCGACGTGCCGATTCCCTACAGCCACC
Coding sequences within:
- a CDS encoding bile acid:sodium symporter family protein, with translation MLNVLIGLMMLGMAMDLDINDFKRLLRQPKPPAIGLGAQFILLPAFTYLLTLILHPAPSIALGMILVASCPGGNLSNVMTYLAGGNAPLSVGMTAVSTAAAIVMTPLNFAFWGSLNPDTAAILRRVSLGPLDLFMTIFVILGIPLVLGMVIARRWPRIAGKVRGPFKTFSVIVFMAFVAGALANNWNNFVTYIGFVVFAVFVHNALAFFLGNTAARFARLNQRDRRAVTIEVGLQNSALALILIFNFFDGLGGMALIAAWWGIWHIIAGLTLAGFWSRRPVEVEAAAA
- a CDS encoding thiamine pyrophosphate-binding protein: MGSVTGGDLIADVLAAEGVEKVFGLPDGTYMGLLNGLETRGIPIVTPRHETTALHMAGAYARLTGRLGVAIASNGPGVANALPGVAVENAEGNRVLLITSSRRVAITDPDRGGAYQYFDQVATITPIAKWSARAVSAQRVPELLRTALRESFRGRPGVVHLDVPENVMNGKTKPAPVWQPRRYRRVDPLVPDPQLVERAAQRLAQAALPIIHAGGGVIHARAHEQLARVAELLHAPVTTSWSGRGSMSETSPLVWPITAIEATNEVRNAADVVLVIGSRIGETDWWGKAPNWRQDQQVIQVDVDEAVFGSNKPVDLAIPSDAATFLEALAKALEGKQDEDLLNARRPEVDLLIASRMDKAARLDKHLEDRSVPMNTAHVPATCMEVFDDDAVFVVDGGNTAVWANFFLQVRTPGTMLATPHFGMLGAGLGQALGAAEAFGDRQVCCIIGDGAFGFHPQEIETAVRNGNRIVFLVVTDRQWGMVKMSQSMARHPVKMLVRKSLDPDETINTELGEIGYDAMARSMGAHGERVADPGQLRPAIERSLATGGCAVIHVDVDPKKHLWAPGLMHFKKMHQEPEGK
- a CDS encoding redoxin family protein — protein: MIESGHRVPDTHLVDRDGKHHALRDLLDRPTLVIVFKTSCPTCRVGLPVYDQWRRYEPAVRILAVSQDTPAVTDEFYEELGVGFETLYDEPPYAMSNAFGVIAVPSLALIEDGQVTWSTYGWARADAEELETLLATRVGSRPALVVADDLPVFKPG
- a CDS encoding aspartate ammonia-lyase, producing the protein MDYRIERDSMGEMQVPAGAYYGASTQRAVENFPISKLRFGRRFIWALGLIKWAAAKANKEMGRYEAEKADAVMQACDEVMEGKLDSEFVVDIFQTGSGTSTNMNANEVIANRATEILGGDLGSKLVHPNDHVNNGQSSNDVIPTAIHIAAAGAVREDLLPALGKLGASLDAKAEEFKDVVKTGRTHLMDATPVTLGQEFSGYATQVHKGVERMKKVLPELEELALGGTAVGTGLNAPVGLVPLMIRHIADRSGYPFREAENHFEAQAAKDAVVATSGMLKTVATSLFKIANDIRWLSSGPRTAIGEIQLPTLQPGSSIMPGKINPVIPEAVMQVAAQVIGNDVSVTWGGANGNFELNVMMPVMSYNLIESIDLLANASTVFAEKCVDGIEANIERATELVERDIIIITALAPHVGYDKAADIAHVAMDTNRGVREVALEMSGLAAEELDKILDLKKMTEGGVL
- a CDS encoding pyruvate dehydrogenase (acetyl-transferring) E1 component subunit alpha produces the protein MDISRDHLVDMYETMVKIRRFEERIREIYFEDKLPAFDIAAGLIPGEMHLAAGQEPVAVGVKPHLKAGDAITATHRPHHVAIAQGVDLKKMAAEIFGRETGLGRGKGGHMHLFSVEPNFGCSGIIGEGMPVACGAALAFSRRGTDNVALSFFGDGAANQGAFHESLNLAATWNLPVVFICEDNGYAISVPKADATAIPNNSDRACAYGIPGVLVEDNDPVGVYEAVGEAIRRARSGGGPTLIEVKTDRLWGHFEGDADAYRTDEFKKAMAERDPLVTFGRRLLDEGVLSESDVDSIRERMYGEVEEALEFAQSSPYPQPEDALNHVFA
- a CDS encoding alpha-ketoacid dehydrogenase subunit beta, with the protein product MTTATDRKLTTQKAIAEAIALELERDESVLVMGEDVGVYGGIFGSTEGLLDRFGPQRVMDTPISETGFIGAAVGAAINGLRPIAELMFVDFFGVCMDQIYNNMAKIHYFSGGNVKVPMVLMTAVGGGYSDAGQHSQTLWGTFAHLPGMKVVVPSNPYDAKGLMTSAIRDDNPVVYMFHKGVLGLGWMTNNPRATGPVPEEAYEVPIGKAAIARPGDDVTVATIGLSVHRALDAAELLDEKGISAEVLDLRSLVPLDREAIVASVRKTHRLLVVDEDYQSFGMSGEVITTAVEGAFDYLDAPPVRVATPDVPIPYSHPLEEWTLPSVARIVAGAEQLMTG